One genomic region from Deltaproteobacteria bacterium encodes:
- a CDS encoding glycosyltransferase, with the protein MTRVLLICPDKTGPLMAGSAIRSVEVASMLARDFDVTLAVPDDSEPVASAARVVRVPRDSTLPALVDAADCVMIAGRSELMTAIRKPLVVDLYDPFILSDLEFYGEGFEDAGGRPLLALRWLQHHLENGDFFVCASEAQRRFWLGMLAAAGRLNHANYAADRELARLLAVVPFGITNAPPERTAPAVKGVIPGIDPDDAVVLWAGGLWNWFDPLTLVEALHRLRATRPEVKGLFLGVRHPNPDIGRMETAERALARARELDLVGRGAFFIDWVPYGERQNYLLDANVGVSLHRPGIEAQFAFRTRVLDYLWAGLPMVLGRDDDLADRIEREGLGLTVPYGDVERTADAITAMIDAPATPERAARFAALRAELSWARVVEPIREFCRAPRFAADKARGGAWVAEEAPRERIVHKEAALVAEEFLGPARELSPALGRYYAAEHRFVAAYDDLCRIDVLPRVIGDRPQADVVFSLWDEGPTPARVARVCVALWQIPQDQWQRFEFRPIPNSRGRSYRVTIEAPSTIGSGVALWLSTPVGADAPAPAMIVHYLVKGLVDALPITDESFLFLHNTTVSDVTVPGVAALASEEDVASSLVGADAAGGAPLRDDALRTALARATATLAATRREMAALGDRLADAERREAETPPRVRRIVRFMIRGGRAAKRRARRAAGFVAALGLALASVPLVLAVGAMFVATDARNRLGRGRRATAPLPRTDPAARPRRVGQPVSIVIPTWNGRELLEMSLPPLAAALARHAPGGEIVVVDNGSEDDTREWVAAHFPAVRVIALPTNEGFAGATNRGAQDSLHPTVILLNNDMVVEPDFILPLLAAMDEEPDVFGVSCQIDFIDKNKPRWETGKVHAEWTYGTIHLFHVDRWDDASLYPIFFAGGGASAYDRAKFLELGGFDEAVFSPVYIEDVELGYRAWKRGWPSLFAPGSRVHHRHRSTTRRRWSEDEIYSFFVKNLAALVWKNVDDPRMLARHLLGLLLLPLRLWRQANRRVALYTWRGMWRQLPVLARARLREGRVARALDDATIFHVARYRHAYRGALGRRPRRRADARPRVLIVSPYSPYPPVHGGAVRILALLRRLASVADVTLLAYADTQAELDPRSTAELQRICRDVVVIERDTTAVGGVLFPNKTRGFCSRLMRDEIEYWLDREDFDVIQIEYTHLAHLMPMPARGLLRVLVEHDVSFVSLARARATTESAAAKIAFAFDWMRMLRYELAAVSFADLVLTMSETDRDVLDGYVDTRHVVSVPNGVDCRAFPFAADGRDPASILFVGFFRHEPNVEAVRYFCREVLPRVRARLSHARFRVVGAYPPDVIRRLADDPAIEVTGRVDDIAAYYRSSAVFVAPVLQGSGTRLKILEAMASGCPVVSTTIGAEGLATRSGEELVLADDAASMADAIVRLLEHPEESAALARRARAHVEARFDWDIVAAGLARAYEAALAPVTDPALPAPPTALAEAR; encoded by the coding sequence GTGACGCGCGTCCTCCTCATCTGCCCCGACAAGACGGGGCCGCTCATGGCGGGCTCCGCCATCCGCTCGGTCGAGGTCGCGAGCATGCTGGCGCGCGACTTCGACGTCACGCTCGCCGTGCCCGACGACAGCGAGCCGGTCGCCTCGGCGGCGCGCGTCGTGCGGGTGCCACGGGACTCGACCCTCCCGGCGCTCGTCGACGCCGCCGACTGCGTCATGATCGCCGGCCGCTCAGAGCTCATGACGGCAATACGGAAGCCTCTCGTCGTCGACCTCTACGATCCCTTCATCCTCTCCGACCTCGAGTTCTACGGCGAGGGCTTCGAGGACGCGGGCGGGCGACCGCTCCTGGCACTGCGCTGGCTCCAGCACCACCTCGAGAACGGCGACTTCTTCGTCTGTGCGAGCGAGGCGCAACGCCGCTTCTGGCTCGGGATGCTCGCGGCCGCGGGCCGGCTGAACCACGCCAACTACGCGGCCGACCGCGAGCTCGCGCGGCTCCTGGCCGTCGTGCCGTTCGGCATCACCAACGCGCCGCCGGAGCGCACGGCCCCTGCGGTGAAGGGCGTGATCCCGGGGATCGACCCGGACGACGCGGTCGTATTGTGGGCCGGCGGGCTCTGGAACTGGTTCGACCCGCTGACGCTCGTCGAGGCGCTCCATCGCCTGCGCGCGACCCGTCCGGAGGTCAAGGGGCTCTTCCTCGGCGTCCGCCACCCGAACCCCGACATCGGTAGGATGGAGACGGCGGAGCGCGCGCTCGCGCGCGCCCGTGAGCTCGATCTCGTCGGGCGCGGCGCCTTCTTCATCGATTGGGTGCCGTACGGCGAGCGGCAGAACTACCTCCTCGACGCCAACGTCGGCGTGAGCCTGCACCGCCCCGGCATCGAGGCGCAGTTCGCCTTTCGCACGCGCGTGCTCGACTACCTGTGGGCGGGCCTGCCGATGGTGCTCGGACGCGACGACGACCTCGCGGATCGCATCGAGCGCGAGGGACTCGGCCTCACGGTGCCGTACGGCGACGTCGAGCGGACGGCCGACGCGATCACCGCGATGATCGACGCGCCCGCGACGCCGGAGCGCGCGGCCCGCTTCGCGGCGCTCCGCGCGGAGCTCTCGTGGGCGCGCGTCGTGGAGCCGATCCGCGAGTTCTGCCGCGCCCCGCGCTTCGCCGCCGACAAGGCGCGCGGCGGCGCCTGGGTCGCCGAGGAGGCGCCGCGCGAGCGCATCGTGCACAAAGAGGCCGCGCTCGTCGCCGAGGAGTTCCTCGGGCCGGCACGCGAGCTCTCGCCCGCGCTCGGACGCTACTACGCCGCCGAGCACCGCTTCGTCGCCGCCTACGACGACCTTTGCCGGATCGACGTACTGCCGCGCGTGATCGGCGACCGGCCGCAAGCGGACGTCGTCTTCAGCCTGTGGGACGAGGGTCCGACGCCGGCGCGCGTCGCGCGCGTCTGTGTCGCGCTCTGGCAGATCCCGCAGGACCAATGGCAGCGCTTCGAGTTCCGGCCGATCCCGAACTCGCGCGGGCGATCGTATCGCGTGACGATCGAGGCGCCGTCGACGATCGGCTCGGGCGTCGCCCTCTGGCTCTCCACGCCGGTGGGAGCCGACGCGCCGGCGCCCGCGATGATCGTGCACTACCTCGTGAAGGGCCTGGTTGACGCGCTGCCGATCACCGACGAGTCGTTCCTGTTCCTCCACAACACGACCGTGAGCGACGTCACGGTTCCGGGCGTGGCGGCGCTCGCCTCCGAGGAGGACGTCGCGTCCTCGCTCGTGGGCGCCGACGCCGCCGGCGGCGCGCCGCTTCGCGACGACGCGCTCCGCACCGCGCTCGCCCGCGCGACGGCGACGCTCGCCGCGACGCGGCGCGAGATGGCGGCGCTCGGCGACCGCCTCGCCGACGCGGAGCGCCGCGAGGCCGAGACGCCGCCGCGGGTGCGGCGGATCGTGCGCTTCATGATCCGCGGCGGCCGCGCCGCGAAGCGCCGCGCACGCCGGGCCGCGGGCTTCGTCGCCGCGCTCGGCCTCGCGCTCGCGAGCGTGCCGCTCGTGCTCGCGGTCGGCGCGATGTTCGTCGCGACCGACGCCCGCAACCGCCTCGGGCGCGGCCGCCGCGCGACCGCGCCGCTGCCGCGCACCGATCCGGCGGCGCGCCCGCGCCGCGTCGGCCAGCCGGTGTCGATCGTGATCCCGACATGGAACGGCCGCGAGCTCCTGGAAATGAGCCTACCGCCGCTCGCCGCGGCCCTCGCCCGCCACGCGCCGGGCGGCGAGATCGTCGTCGTCGACAACGGCAGCGAGGATGACACCCGCGAGTGGGTGGCGGCGCACTTTCCCGCGGTGCGGGTGATCGCGCTCCCGACCAACGAGGGATTCGCCGGCGCCACCAACCGGGGCGCGCAGGACAGCCTCCATCCGACGGTCATCCTTCTCAACAACGACATGGTCGTCGAGCCGGATTTCATCCTGCCGCTCCTCGCGGCCATGGACGAGGAGCCCGACGTCTTCGGCGTCTCGTGCCAGATCGACTTCATCGACAAGAACAAGCCGCGCTGGGAGACGGGCAAGGTCCACGCCGAGTGGACCTACGGCACGATCCACCTCTTCCACGTCGACCGCTGGGACGACGCGAGCCTCTACCCGATCTTCTTCGCCGGCGGCGGCGCATCGGCGTACGACCGCGCCAAGTTCCTCGAGCTCGGAGGGTTCGACGAGGCGGTCTTCTCGCCCGTCTACATCGAGGACGTCGAGCTCGGGTATCGCGCCTGGAAGCGCGGCTGGCCGTCGCTCTTCGCGCCGGGAAGTCGCGTCCACCATCGCCACCGCAGCACGACGCGGCGGCGCTGGAGCGAGGACGAGATCTACAGCTTCTTCGTGAAGAACCTGGCGGCGCTCGTGTGGAAGAACGTCGACGACCCGCGCATGCTCGCGCGCCATCTCCTCGGGCTCCTGCTCCTGCCGTTGCGCCTCTGGCGCCAGGCGAACCGGCGCGTCGCGCTCTACACGTGGCGGGGCATGTGGCGGCAGCTGCCGGTGCTGGCGCGGGCGCGCCTGCGCGAGGGACGCGTCGCGCGCGCGCTCGACGACGCGACCATCTTCCACGTCGCGCGCTATCGGCATGCCTATCGCGGCGCGCTCGGCCGCCGTCCGCGCCGGCGCGCCGACGCCCGTCCGCGCGTGCTGATCGTGAGCCCCTACAGCCCCTACCCGCCCGTGCACGGCGGCGCCGTCCGCATCCTCGCGCTGCTCCGCCGCCTGGCGTCCGTCGCCGACGTGACGCTCCTCGCCTACGCCGACACCCAGGCCGAGCTCGATCCCCGCAGCACGGCCGAGCTGCAGCGGATCTGCCGCGACGTCGTCGTGATCGAGCGCGACACGACCGCCGTCGGCGGCGTCCTCTTTCCCAACAAGACGCGCGGCTTCTGCTCGCGGCTCATGCGCGACGAGATCGAGTACTGGCTCGACCGCGAGGACTTCGACGTCATCCAGATCGAGTACACGCACCTGGCGCATCTGATGCCGATGCCCGCCCGCGGCCTCCTGCGGGTGCTGGTCGAGCACGACGTGAGCTTCGTCTCGCTCGCGCGCGCCCGCGCGACCACCGAGAGTGCCGCGGCCAAGATCGCTTTCGCCTTCGACTGGATGCGGATGCTGCGCTACGAGCTCGCCGCCGTCTCGTTCGCGGACCTGGTGCTCACGATGAGCGAGACCGACCGCGACGTGCTCGACGGCTACGTCGACACGCGGCACGTCGTCTCCGTCCCGAACGGCGTCGACTGCCGCGCCTTTCCCTTCGCGGCCGACGGACGCGACCCCGCGTCGATCCTCTTCGTCGGCTTCTTCCGGCACGAGCCGAACGTCGAGGCCGTCCGCTATTTCTGCCGCGAGGTGCTGCCGCGCGTCCGCGCCCGCCTGTCGCACGCCCGCTTCCGGGTCGTCGGCGCGTATCCGCCGGACGTGATCCGCCGCCTCGCCGACGACCCCGCGATCGAGGTGACCGGCCGCGTCGACGACATCGCGGCGTACTACCGCTCGAGCGCCGTCTTCGTAGCGCCCGTGCTCCAGGGCTCCGGCACGCGCCTCAAGATCCTCGAGGCAATGGCGAGCGGCTGTCCCGTCGTGTCGACGACGATCGGCGCCGAAGGTCTCGCCACGCGCTCCGGCGAGGAGCTCGTGCTCGCCGACGACGCCGCGAGCATGGCGGACGCGATCGTGCGGCTCCTCGAGCACCCCGAAGAGAGCGCCGCGCTCGCGCGCCGCGCCCGCGCCCATGTCGAGGCGCGCTTCGACTGGGACATCGTCGCGGCGGGTCTCGCGCGTGCCTACGAGGCGGCGCTGGCGCCGGTGACGGATCCCGCGCTCCCGGCGCCGCCGACCGCGCTCGCGGAGGCCCGCTGA
- a CDS encoding Dyp-type peroxidase: protein MTTRPEPQIGIVAEPATAAHFLIFRLRARARDARAVAAVLATLPELAAEMDPGARPAELAVTIGIGPELWDALAPDARPRGLRPFKALDAGGRRAPSTGGDVLLHVTSALRDLTFDFVLEARRRLGDLVEVVEDVMAFRRKEARDLTGFIDGTENPKEADERAEWALVGDDDPAFAGGSYVFTQRYVHDLAKWRGLSVAEQEDVIGRRKPGSEELPDDVKPPTSHAARSNLKVGDGELKIVRQSLPYGNASEAGLFFIAYCRTPDIPEQMLARMMGTSGDGVHDRLMEFSRAVSGAHFFAPSLPVLKRLGGASA from the coding sequence ATGACGACGCGTCCAGAGCCGCAGATCGGTATCGTTGCCGAGCCCGCGACCGCCGCGCACTTCCTGATCTTCCGCCTGCGCGCGCGCGCGCGCGACGCCCGCGCGGTCGCGGCGGTGCTCGCGACGCTCCCGGAGCTCGCCGCCGAGATGGATCCCGGCGCGCGGCCGGCCGAGCTCGCGGTCACGATCGGGATCGGTCCGGAGCTCTGGGACGCGCTCGCGCCGGACGCGCGTCCGCGCGGACTCCGGCCGTTCAAAGCCCTCGACGCCGGCGGGCGCCGGGCGCCGAGCACGGGCGGCGACGTGCTCCTGCACGTGACGTCGGCGCTCCGTGATCTCACCTTCGACTTCGTGCTCGAGGCGCGCCGCCGGCTCGGCGACCTCGTCGAGGTGGTCGAGGACGTCATGGCCTTTCGCCGCAAGGAGGCCCGCGACCTCACGGGCTTCATCGACGGCACCGAGAACCCGAAGGAGGCCGACGAGCGCGCCGAGTGGGCGCTCGTCGGTGACGACGACCCGGCCTTCGCCGGCGGCAGCTACGTCTTCACGCAGCGCTACGTGCACGATCTCGCCAAGTGGCGCGGACTCTCGGTCGCGGAGCAAGAGGACGTGATCGGGCGGCGCAAGCCAGGCTCGGAGGAGCTTCCCGACGACGTGAAGCCGCCGACATCGCACGCGGCGCGCTCGAACCTGAAGGTCGGCGACGGGGAGCTCAAGATCGTCCGCCAGTCGCTTCCCTATGGAAACGCCAGCGAGGCCGGGCTCTTCTTCATCGCCTATTGCCGCACCCCCGACATCCCCGAGCAGATGCTCGCGCGCATGATGGGCACGAGCGGCGACGGCGTGCACGATCGCCTCATGGAGTTCAGCCGCGCGGTCTCGGGCGCGCACTTCTTCGCGCCCTCGCTGCCGGTGCTCAAGCGGCTCGGCGGCGCGAGCGCCTGA
- a CDS encoding SDR family oxidoreductase, whose translation MTPRFDLTDRAVVVTGGSRGLGLAMANAFADHGANVVVASRKGDACERVAAEIRARTGRRALGVAFHAGRWDDCERLLDDAAAALGRVDVLVNNAGMSPLYPSLTGIDEDLWDKVLAVNLKGPFRLAALAAERMARAGGGSIINVSSVGAVQPTVGELPYAMAKSALHTMAAAMAHDYAGRVRVNVIMPGAFLTDISKAWPPEMRSMMERQIPMGRCGEPEEVVGAALYLASDASSYTSGAVIKIDGGWAYRAG comes from the coding sequence ATGACGCCACGCTTCGACCTCACCGACCGGGCCGTCGTCGTGACCGGCGGCAGCCGCGGCCTCGGGCTCGCGATGGCCAACGCCTTCGCCGACCACGGCGCCAACGTCGTCGTCGCGAGCCGCAAGGGCGACGCGTGCGAGCGCGTCGCCGCCGAGATCCGCGCCCGCACGGGCCGGCGGGCGCTCGGCGTCGCCTTCCACGCCGGCCGCTGGGACGACTGCGAGCGCCTCCTCGACGACGCCGCCGCCGCCCTCGGACGGGTCGACGTGCTCGTCAACAACGCCGGGATGTCGCCGCTCTACCCGTCGCTCACGGGGATCGACGAGGACCTCTGGGACAAAGTGCTGGCCGTCAACCTGAAGGGTCCGTTCCGGCTCGCCGCGCTCGCCGCCGAGCGCATGGCGCGCGCCGGCGGCGGCAGCATCATCAACGTGAGCAGCGTCGGCGCCGTGCAGCCGACCGTCGGCGAGCTGCCCTACGCGATGGCGAAGTCGGCGCTCCACACGATGGCCGCGGCCATGGCGCACGACTACGCCGGCCGCGTGCGGGTGAACGTCATCATGCCCGGCGCCTTCCTCACCGACATCAGCAAGGCGTGGCCTCCCGAGATGCGCAGCATGATGGAGCGCCAGATCCCGATGGGCCGCTGCGGCGAGCCCGAGGAGGTCGTCGGCGCCGCGCTCTACCTCGCGTCGGACGCGTCGTCGTACACGAGCGGCGCCGTCATCAAGATCGACGGCGGCTGGGCGTACCGCGCGGGCTGA